One part of the Mariniblastus fucicola genome encodes these proteins:
- a CDS encoding M48 family metalloprotease, whose amino-acid sequence MTRRMTRMISGLGTMLLSISGMIAFHSAELTAQTIREVAVPGMRGIASVGYRGNTLTVEYNPRTCARLGPELCSFFRAHEYGHIALRHLERGTPVRQAEYEADQWAARNTSPAARAAAIRYFQSGSGGSRRHGSANSRAYRVASAGTSARTRVAVRPDGSRTVKRGYHAVAQRPFNTGMIQPLFRRRVRQ is encoded by the coding sequence ATGACGAGGCGAATGACCCGGATGATTTCGGGGCTGGGGACGATGCTTTTGAGTATTTCGGGAATGATCGCTTTTCATTCCGCTGAATTGACGGCGCAGACGATTCGGGAAGTCGCTGTGCCTGGCATGCGAGGAATTGCTTCGGTCGGCTACCGCGGCAACACCTTGACGGTCGAGTACAACCCGAGAACGTGCGCGAGGCTGGGGCCTGAACTGTGTTCGTTTTTCCGAGCGCACGAATATGGTCACATTGCACTGCGGCACCTGGAACGCGGCACACCGGTCAGGCAGGCAGAATACGAAGCGGATCAGTGGGCGGCACGAAACACTTCGCCGGCCGCCCGAGCCGCAGCGATACGGTACTTTCAATCGGGCAGCGGAGGCAGCAGGCGACATGGCTCGGCGAATTCGCGTGCCTACCGAGTTGCTTCGGCAGGAACCTCAGCCAGGACTCGCGTTGCGGTTCGTCCTGACGGGTCACGGACGGTGAAGCGAGGCTATCATGCGGTCGCCCAGCGGCCGTTCAACACGGGAATGATTCAGCCACTGTTTCGTCGAAGAGTTCGCCAGTAG